GGTCAGTGCGGGGACACTATTGGCGATGAATCCCCGCACCTTCCTACCAACTGCGGCATGCCGTGCCGCTTACTCCTCGATGACTCGAGGTGCCACGTTACGCTGCGGCGTCCAGGTTTCTTCGTCTTCGACCAGGTAGTCGGGACGCTCGCTCTCGCGCTGTTCCTCTTCCTTCCGGCGACCGGTGCGCCCACCGGGGGCACCGGCGACGCCACCCTTTCGGACCGCGCTGGCTCCCTTACCTGCCGCACCACGGCTGTTGTGCAGGCCCGAACCGCCACTGGTGCCCCTACCGCCCGCACCCGCTCCCGCACCAGCCTTGGGCGTTCCGCCGACCACGCCGCCACTCTCGCGAGCCAAGCCTCCGGCACGTGCAGCACCGCCCCTGGCGCCACCTGTTCCAGCGAAACCGTCTACGCCCCCGGCGCGCCGCGCCGTACCACCAGCACCGGCGCGGCCGAGCATGCCGCGAGCTGCACCGGCTCCAGCCCCCCCGCCAATCGCACCACCTACGAAGCCGGAGCCGCCGACGCCGCTGCCACCAGCAGCTCCGCCGCCGACCATTCCGGTGCCGCCAATGGAGGATGCGCCAGTGTGACCAGTGGACATGCCATCAATCGCCGTGCCGACATTTCGCGCTGGTGCAGTCGCCTTGTGCGCACCACCGCTGATACCTGAAGGCGAAGCAACAGATTTCGACGAACTGATGCTGCTTGTCTGGCCAGTCCGTGCTGAACTCGACGACACACTCTTCGAGATTCGAGACGTGCGGGCAGTTGGCGTGGCGACGGGTGTGGGAGCAATGCCGCCAGGGTCGCCCGGATAGTCACCTTCTTCGCCGACGCTCGGCCGCTTGTTCCAACTGCCCATAGCCATGGCCTGCGAGTTGTAAGCCGCCCCCAGCGTCTCCATCTTGGAGGCCATCTTCAGCTGCGCCTCGCGCCCCGCCGACAGGTCGTCGTGGTTGTCGTCGAGGGCCTGCTGGGCGCTCTTCCCGGCCGCGATGTCCTTGTTCAGGCCGTCGTCGCTGCGCGTGAAGCCGTCGCCTGCGCTGTTGAGGAAGCTGGACACCGCGCCCGGCTTCTCCATCGCCATGACCTCGTCCTTGATGGGCGCCAGCGCGGCGCCGACGTTGGACATCGCGGTCGACGTGTGGCTGGCGTACTTCGCGGTGTTGGCGATGCTCTTGCTGACCTGCTTGGCCTTCGCGGCGAATCCGTCGGCGGCCGCGCCCGTCCAGTGCGCCTGGATGCGGGTGACCTCCTTCTCGAACTCGGCCTGGATTTCGGCCAGGTGCGCCGACAGACCGGACCAGCCCTGGGCGACGCCCGTCACGAGGTCCGGTCTGGCATTGCTGAGCATGGCCTTCATCTCGTCCATGTTCTTGCCGCCGATGAAGTTCGTCGTGTGCTTCGCGTTGAAGCACATGTTCATCTCGGTGTAGTCGTAGTTGATCTGACCGTCGCTGTCAGCCATGCCCCTGTGCCCCCTCGTTACCGCGCATCTCGGCCCGTACCCCGTCCCCGTCCATGACCCCTACTGTCCCGCGTTCGGGAAGCTCGCCTGGGTCTCGTAGTCGGTGTCCTGGTACGCCCCGTGCGTGTACTTCGCCTTCCGCCCGAACTCGTCCATGACGGTGTTGAGGTACCTCACCGCGTCCTCGATGTACGTCTTGATCTCGCTGTGCGCGCCGGCGAGTTTGTCCGCTTCGTCGAACCCGGTGCCGAGGGCGCCCGGCGGGAGGTAGGTGTTGGTCGCCGTGTCCGTGCCCGCCTTGCCGAGACCGCTCAGTACCTGGTTCAGCGCGGCGACGGTCTTTTCCAACTCGTCGAGATCGACGCGTACTTCTTCAGCCATGCCCAGCTCCCCGTTGATACCCGCACCAGCTCGCGCCGTCGGCGGCCGTGATATCGGCCGCCTTCATCAGACGCGTGCCCCGCGGCTGACCTCACCCCGTTCGCGGAACGCCATCACCGAACGACAGCTGGCGTATCCAATCCGGTGTAGTACCACTCTAGTTACGTCCGCTGACAGAGAGAACATCAGTCGAGGTCGATGGCGAGATCGAGACCAGCCTGGCTCACCTTCTTCACATCGAGCTTCACATCGAGCGGGGGCGCGCCACGTAGACCCACGCGCACCCGACCCCGCGCCCCGCCTCGACCCGGCCCGTCCGCTCAGTGACGCCGCCGCACCTCCAGGCACTCGACCTCCTGAGAGGCGCCGTACGACTCGACGACGGCCCCGCCGGAGCCGGTTGTGCCGTCGAGGCACAGCTCGCCGCCCAGCAGCCTTAGGTCGATCGTGAACTTCACGGTGTCTCCGGAGTGGTGCGGACCGTGAATGCGCTCGTCGATGTAGCCGAGGTCGTGCAGGGTCTGTCGGACCTGATGCGGTGACGGGGTCGGGGTGTCCGCCAGGGCCTTGGTGATGCGGCGGCTGTGGATGCGGGCCTCGCACTTCTCCGCGGAACCCAGTTCCGTCTCCTGGGCCGCGGCCGACGGGTCCCGGGGTTCCGCGGTGGGCGTGGGTTCGTCCTCCGGGAGGAGCGTGGGCGGCGGCCCGGTGAACTGCGACGGCTCCGGCCCGTCCTCTGACACCTCCGGGGCCGCGGTGGGCAGATCCTTCATGCACGGCTCCGCGAGGGCGAGCAGGTGCTCCATGAAGGGGAGGAAGTCCGCCCCCTCGGTGTCACTCGGCTCGGCCGAGTCCACGGGGAGGGGCGTGGCCGAAACCGCCGCGGCCCTTCCGGCGGACTCGCCCTTTGCGTCGCCGTCGCCCACCCGTTCCGTGCCGCAGGCGGTGAGGGTGAGGGCGCACAGCGTCCCGACGGCAACGAGTGCGGTACTGCCCACAGGGGTTTTTCCCCTACTACGTCGCTTCATGCTCGTAGTTTCGGCTCAAGCGGCAGCCCGGGCATGAGTACGGCTACTCAAACGGGCCGCCGGTGTCGGCAAGCACCCTGCGCATCCTCGATGGGGCCCACAGGTCGAGGTGAGACACCGAGGAAACTTCGGGCCTCACTCGTACGGCTGACGACAAGAACCGTCACGACAACGGGACTTCGGGGCCCCGGGACTTCGCTAGTTCGAGACATCGCGGCCTCCCGACTTCACCACGCACGGCCCGCACCGTCTCACCGGGCCGCCGGCCGTCAGGCAACGACCGCAATGCCGAACCGACTTGTCTGCCCGACCTCACCCACGCGGGCCGGCGTACGAGGAGTGCGAGAAGTACGACGGGTGCGAGGCCCCGCTCCGGAACTGCCCCGGTGGGCCTGGCAGTTCTCGCCGTAGCCGCCCTACCTGGTTGGACTGGCACACGATCATCGTGATGTGCTTTCCGGCATCACGATGTCGGCCACGGGGTGAGTACGCATGACGGTGGACGTGGCCGACGGCCGGGCAGACGGCTTGGGCGAGGGCCAACGGGCAACACTGGTCGCCGAGATCCACGACCTGTACGACGGTAAGGGCGATGGCGACCGGCTACTGGCGGCCTTCCGGGCGGCGGCGCTGTACGTGCCGTTGGCCGAGGACGAGGCGATGTGCTCCGGTGAGTCGGACGGCGTCCGCTGGTTGTACGCCTTCACCTCCACTACCGAGTTGGAGCGTTTCGCGCGTGCCCGTCTCGGGTCGGGGACCGATCCCGGGTGGGAGAGCGGCCGTATTCGCTACTGGACGGTGTTCGGTTCCCGGCTGCTCGACGTCGCCGTACCGGCAGCTGTCGCCGAGGCGCGGGCCCCGGCCGGGGTGGCGGTGGACGTAGGGGGCGTCCGGACGCTCCTGCTGCCTCCCTTGTCGGGGATCGTTCCGGACCCCGTGGCGGTGGACCTCATCGACCGCACGTCAGAATCCCGGGATCGGAGCGCGGAGGAAGCGTGAGCGACGGCTACGGAGCGGACCCCGAGGTCCTCAAGCAGGCCGCCCAGGGCATCAACCGGACGATCGAGGAACTCCAGGGCGTCGGCATGGTCGGCGGGGGTGCGGTCGGGCGTGGCTTCGGCAGCCTGCAACTGACCCAACTGCAGATGGGGCACACCGGGTTGGCCAAGGCCTTCGCCACCTTCGCGGAGCGCTGGGAGTGGGGAGTGAAGGCGCTGGTCGACGAGGGCAATGAGATCGCGGAGAAGCTCGACCTGTCGGCCGGTTACTACCACGAGGCCGAGGCGTACGCGATCGGCGTCACCAAGGACTACGTCGTGGCCGCCTCTGGCGATCCGGCTGTCTCCGGCGAGGACGCGGAGCGGATGTCGTGGGGCCAGGTCGGGGCGTCGGCGAAGGGGAGTTGGACGCCGGATCTCTCCCAGCAGTCGGCCTCGGAGTCCCTGCACCGGACGGGGCAGGCCTGGCAGGCCACCGAGGAGGACCTGACCACCAGCGGTCAGTACGGCACACAGCTAAGGGTCGGCGGCGAGTTCGTGCGGGAGTCGGTGGAGGCCGTCACGCCTGAGGACGGCGACTGATGGGGGTCCTGGGGGAGCTGGGGGACCTGGCCGACGGCGTCAAGCAGGGCGTCTCCGACGGTGTCAACGCGACCGCGGGCGTGGTGGGCGACAGCCTGGACGGGGTCGGGCTGAAGTCCGCAGGGGAAAAGGTCCGCGACGGCGCCGAGTACCTGACCGGCGCGGTCGGCGCCGTGGTGCCCGAAAGGGAGTTGGGCGAGACCGACGAGCCGGGCGAGCTGATCCACGGCTCGACCGGGGACATCGAGGAGGCCGTCCGGCATCTGAAGGCCTTCGCCGCCGCGTTCGAGAGCACCGGGCAGGCACTGAGGAAGCTCGACCCGGGCCACTGGACCGGCACCGCCGCCGAGTCCTTCCGGGAGACCTTCACCACTCACCCCAAGAAGTGGCTCACCGCGGCCGACGCCTGTACGGCCGCGGCGCAGGCGCTGGCGTCGTACGCCGACACGGTTTCCTGGGCGCGCGGGCAGGCGGGCGAGGCGATCGAGAAGTGGCGGGCCGCGGAGGCGAAGAGCAACGCGGCCCGACAGAAGTACGACCAACAGTTCTGGGACTACCAGTCCGCCCTGACCGTCGGCTCCCTGTCGGACTCCGGCACCGGAACCCCCACCGACCCGGGGAACTTCGTGGACCCGGGGGAGGCCGGCCGCGAGGCGGCCCGGGAGACCCTCAGGCACGCCCGCCACGTGCGCGACTCCGCCGCCGAGACCGCCATGACCAAGGTGACCGGCGCCTTCGAGGCGGCCCCGGCCGAACCCGGCGCCTGGGCCAGGTTCAAGGCGGACCTGAGGGACGCCCCCATGGCCGTCAACATGGAACTGGAGCACTTCGCGGGCGGTTTCCTCAAG
This is a stretch of genomic DNA from Streptomyces sp. NBC_00285. It encodes these proteins:
- a CDS encoding SseB family protein; amino-acid sequence: MTVDVADGRADGLGEGQRATLVAEIHDLYDGKGDGDRLLAAFRAAALYVPLAEDEAMCSGESDGVRWLYAFTSTTELERFARARLGSGTDPGWESGRIRYWTVFGSRLLDVAVPAAVAEARAPAGVAVDVGGVRTLLLPPLSGIVPDPVAVDLIDRTSESRDRSAEEA